A window of Pedococcus aerophilus contains these coding sequences:
- the lysS gene encoding lysine--tRNA ligase — protein MQVRRDKRDRLLAQGKQAFPVTVARTHSLGEVRDQWGHLGTGEETQDVVGVAGRVIFIRNTGKLAFATLQEGIGTRLQVMLSLAEVGEEALADWKAHVDLGDHVFVRGRVISSRRGELSVMATSWEMASKALRPLPVLHKDLSEESRVRQRYADLIVRQEARDMVRTKAQVLSSIRHVLEGQGYLEVETPIIQLIHGGAAARPFKTHMNAFDQEMTLRIALELNLKKAVVGGVDKVYEMGRIFRNEGVDATHSPEFTMLEAYQAYGDQTTIAALMRDIFLGVADALGSRQVETAAGTVDLDGEWRWLPVYQGVSEAVGETVTIDTDVETLRGYAAKHDVEVDPAWDKDKVFLELLGELVEPGLLQPTFLCDYPAIAQPLARPHRSEPGLIEAWDLIIGGVERGTGFSELIDPVVQREVLTAQSVKAAGGDPEAMQLDEDFLRALEYGAPPMGGLGFGVDRLVMLFTDANIRETILFPHLKPEVSR, from the coding sequence ATGCAGGTGCGCCGGGACAAGCGCGACCGGTTGCTGGCGCAGGGGAAGCAGGCGTTCCCCGTGACGGTGGCACGCACGCACTCCCTCGGCGAGGTCCGTGACCAGTGGGGCCACCTCGGGACGGGCGAGGAGACCCAGGACGTCGTCGGGGTCGCGGGTCGCGTGATCTTCATCCGCAACACCGGCAAGCTCGCGTTCGCCACGCTCCAGGAGGGGATCGGCACGCGGCTGCAGGTCATGCTCAGCCTGGCCGAGGTCGGCGAGGAGGCGCTCGCCGACTGGAAGGCGCACGTCGACCTCGGTGACCACGTGTTCGTCCGGGGACGGGTCATCAGCAGCCGGCGCGGCGAGCTGTCCGTCATGGCCACCAGCTGGGAGATGGCGTCGAAGGCACTGCGCCCGCTGCCCGTGCTGCACAAGGACCTGTCCGAGGAGTCGCGGGTCCGCCAGCGGTACGCCGACCTCATCGTGCGGCAGGAGGCCCGCGACATGGTCCGCACCAAGGCGCAGGTCCTCTCCTCGATCCGCCACGTCCTGGAGGGCCAGGGCTACCTCGAGGTCGAGACGCCGATCATCCAGCTCATCCACGGTGGCGCTGCGGCCCGCCCGTTCAAGACCCACATGAATGCGTTCGACCAGGAGATGACCCTGCGGATCGCGTTGGAGCTCAACCTCAAGAAGGCTGTCGTCGGCGGTGTCGACAAGGTCTACGAGATGGGCCGCATCTTCCGCAACGAGGGCGTCGACGCCACCCACAGCCCCGAGTTCACCATGCTCGAGGCCTACCAGGCGTACGGCGACCAGACCACGATCGCTGCCCTCATGCGCGACATCTTCCTCGGGGTCGCCGACGCACTCGGGTCGCGGCAGGTCGAGACCGCCGCAGGCACCGTCGACCTCGACGGCGAGTGGCGCTGGCTGCCGGTCTACCAGGGCGTGTCCGAGGCGGTCGGCGAGACCGTCACCATCGACACCGACGTGGAGACGCTGCGCGGGTACGCCGCCAAGCACGACGTCGAGGTGGACCCGGCCTGGGACAAGGACAAGGTGTTCCTCGAGCTGCTCGGTGAGCTGGTCGAGCCCGGCCTGCTGCAGCCGACGTTCTTGTGCGACTACCCGGCGATCGCCCAGCCGCTGGCCCGACCGCACCGCAGCGAGCCCGGCCTCATCGAGGCGTGGGACCTCATCATCGGCGGTGTCGAGCGCGGCACCGGGTTCTCCGAGCTGATCGACCCGGTCGTCCAGCGCGAGGTTCTCACCGCCCAGTCCGTGAAGGCCGCCGGGGGTGACCCCGAGGCGATGCAGCTCGACGAGGACTTCCTGCGGGCGCTGGAGTACGGCGCCCCGCCGATGGGCGGCCTCGGGTTCGGTGTGGACCGCCTGGTCATGCTGTTCACGGATGCGAACATCCGCGAGACCATTCTCTTCCCGCACCTGAAGCCCGAGGTCTCTCGATGA
- a CDS encoding Rossmann-like and DUF2520 domain-containing protein, which yields MTSPDDRPARLAVGVVGTGRVGAVLGAALRRAGHRVGAVSGVSEASRTRAEQLLPGIPVLPVEDVVRQAELVVLAVPDDALADLVAGLASTRTWQAGQLVVHTSGRHGLEVFEPALPQHVLGLALHPAMTFTGTTLDLDRLVDCCFGVTSPEPLRPVAEALVLEIGAEPVWVEQEMRPLYHAALAHGANHLVTLVAQSLQALAAAGVDTPSRVLGPLVAAALDNSLRAGDAALTGPVARGDAGTVAEHLRQLQALTPDIRPTYVALARATAERALASGRLRPQAAEPLLDILASDQEH from the coding sequence GTGACTTCGCCCGACGACCGCCCTGCACGGCTGGCCGTCGGCGTGGTCGGGACCGGCCGCGTCGGCGCCGTCCTCGGAGCCGCTCTGCGGCGCGCGGGGCACCGCGTGGGCGCGGTGTCCGGCGTGAGCGAGGCCTCGCGGACCCGCGCCGAGCAGCTGCTGCCCGGCATCCCCGTCCTCCCCGTGGAGGACGTCGTGCGGCAGGCCGAGCTCGTCGTCCTGGCCGTCCCCGACGACGCCCTGGCCGACCTCGTCGCGGGGCTCGCGAGCACCCGCACCTGGCAGGCCGGCCAGCTCGTGGTCCACACGTCCGGTCGGCACGGGCTCGAGGTGTTCGAGCCGGCGCTGCCGCAGCACGTGCTCGGGCTGGCGCTGCACCCCGCGATGACCTTCACCGGGACCACGCTCGACCTCGACCGGCTCGTCGACTGCTGCTTCGGCGTGACCTCGCCCGAGCCGCTCCGGCCGGTGGCCGAGGCCCTCGTCCTGGAGATCGGCGCCGAACCCGTGTGGGTGGAGCAGGAGATGCGCCCGCTGTACCACGCAGCCCTGGCGCACGGCGCGAACCACCTCGTCACCCTCGTCGCCCAGTCGCTCCAGGCGCTCGCGGCAGCTGGCGTCGACACCCCCTCCCGCGTCCTCGGCCCCCTCGTCGCAGCGGCCCTGGACAACTCCCTCCGGGCGGGTGACGCAGCCCTCACCGGACCGGTGGCCAGGGGCGATGCCGGTACCGTGGCCGAGCACCTGCGCCAGCTGCAGGCCCTCACCCCCGACATCAGGCCGACCTACGTGGCACTGGCCCGGGCCACGGCGGAGCGGGCGCTGGCCAGTGGCCGCCTGCGCCCCCAGGCGGCCGAACCCCTGCTGGACATCCTCGCGAGCGATCAGGAGCACTGA
- a CDS encoding cytochrome P450 — MPPENPVAAADLLDLTDPAVVADPYPHLAALRSASPLAWHSGMGVWLATGHAEAGAVLRDRRLGRVFGPRSPEADWDTFNWLHADSILDSEPPKHTRLRRLVAGAFGRGHVQRLAPRIEELAAGLLADLPSGEFDVLEGYAEPLPVLVIAELLGVPESERDDLRRWSQAIVRMYEVDRTPDHEAQARSASAEFAAYVEELAAQRAKAPGDDLLSDLVQARDGSDRLSAHELVATAVLLLNAGHEASVNGFGNGLHSWLTAPERPQVDVTDDAALARLVEEFLRHDSPLHLFERTAKEPTDIGGVHLEPGDKVAALLGAANRDPAVFADPDRFDPTRDPNPHLAFGAGIHFCIGAPLARLELEVSLRTLLARFPDLEVVQAQRRPTFVLRGFERLVVSPRA; from the coding sequence GTGCCCCCCGAGAACCCCGTCGCCGCTGCCGACCTCCTCGACCTCACCGACCCCGCGGTGGTCGCCGACCCCTACCCCCACCTCGCCGCCCTGCGGTCCGCCTCACCGCTGGCGTGGCACAGCGGTATGGGCGTCTGGCTCGCCACCGGCCACGCCGAGGCCGGTGCGGTCCTGCGCGACCGGCGCCTGGGCCGGGTGTTCGGCCCGCGCTCGCCGGAGGCCGACTGGGACACCTTCAACTGGCTGCACGCCGACTCGATCCTCGACAGCGAGCCGCCGAAGCACACGCGGCTGCGACGCCTCGTCGCCGGCGCGTTCGGGCGCGGTCACGTCCAGCGGCTCGCCCCGCGCATCGAGGAGCTCGCGGCCGGTCTGCTCGCGGACCTGCCGAGCGGCGAGTTCGACGTCCTCGAGGGGTATGCCGAACCGCTGCCCGTCCTCGTCATCGCCGAGCTCCTCGGGGTGCCGGAGTCCGAGCGCGACGACCTGCGGCGGTGGAGCCAGGCCATCGTGCGGATGTACGAGGTCGACCGCACCCCCGACCACGAGGCGCAGGCGAGGTCCGCGAGCGCCGAGTTCGCTGCATACGTGGAGGAGCTCGCGGCGCAGCGCGCGAAGGCGCCCGGCGACGACCTCCTCAGCGACCTGGTCCAGGCCCGGGACGGCAGCGACCGGCTGTCGGCCCACGAGCTCGTCGCGACCGCCGTGCTGCTGCTCAACGCGGGGCACGAGGCGAGCGTCAACGGGTTCGGCAACGGCCTGCACTCGTGGCTGACCGCCCCGGAGCGCCCGCAGGTCGACGTCACGGACGACGCCGCCCTGGCCCGGCTGGTCGAGGAGTTCCTGCGCCACGACAGCCCGCTGCACCTGTTCGAACGCACCGCCAAGGAGCCGACCGACATCGGCGGCGTGCACCTCGAGCCCGGTGACAAGGTCGCGGCGCTGCTCGGTGCGGCCAACCGCGACCCGGCCGTGTTCGCCGACCCCGACCGGTTCGACCCGACCCGCGACCCCAACCCGCACCTGGCGTTCGGGGCCGGCATCCACTTCTGCATCGGTGCGCCGCTGGCGCGACTGGAGCTCGAGGTGTCGCTGCGCACCCTGCTCGCCCGTTTCCCCGACCTCGAGGTGGTGCAGGCGCAGCGGCGGCCCACGTTCGTTCTCAGGGGGTTCGAGCGGCTGGTGGTCAGCCCACGCGCTTGA
- a CDS encoding L-aspartate oxidase, translating into MPTDLTLPRWLVAGEPGWTTSADVVVVGSGIAGLTTALRLRQRVDRVLLVTKTVLSEGSTQWAQGGIAAALDPADSPEEHLHDTLVAGCGVCDVPAVTALVNEGPERVRELVALGAEFDLDDEGELKLTREGGHHRDRIAHAGGDATGKEISRALIAALHAVQDDPGIEVIEHALVVDLLQDGDDRVCGVTLHVIGEGQMDGVGAALARAVVLATGGLGQVYSATTNPSVATGDGLAAALRAGAVLADVEFVQFHPTVLWLGEGSSGQQPLISEAVRGEGAFLVDRDGVRFMQGRHPLADLAPRDVVSRAIVDRMHETGDNHVFLDARHLGREFLESRFPSIVARCRELGFDPATDLLPVAPAQHYASGGVRTDLVGRASLDGLYACGEVSCTGVHGANRLASNSLLEGLVFAHRIADDISARLATGELPQADPATPTADTALLDGSARVQVQATMTTGSGAVRSAASLADASAALVELAAAATSGEPGPQSWETTNLLHVGQALTLAATLREETRGGHVRSDFPEQVDPRWRGNTLLVRGADGAVTTTFVPVPEQDLA; encoded by the coding sequence ATGCCGACTGACCTGACCCTGCCGCGCTGGCTCGTGGCCGGCGAGCCCGGCTGGACCACCTCGGCCGATGTCGTCGTGGTCGGCTCGGGCATCGCCGGGCTGACCACCGCGCTCCGGCTGCGCCAGCGCGTCGACCGCGTCCTGCTCGTCACCAAGACCGTCCTCAGCGAGGGGTCGACGCAGTGGGCGCAGGGCGGCATCGCCGCAGCCCTCGACCCGGCCGACTCTCCCGAGGAGCACCTCCACGACACGCTCGTCGCCGGCTGCGGGGTCTGCGACGTGCCGGCCGTGACCGCACTGGTCAACGAGGGGCCCGAGCGGGTGCGCGAGCTGGTCGCCCTGGGTGCGGAGTTCGACCTCGACGACGAGGGCGAGCTCAAGCTGACCCGCGAGGGTGGGCACCACCGCGACCGCATCGCGCACGCCGGCGGCGACGCCACCGGCAAGGAGATATCCCGGGCGCTCATCGCCGCGCTCCACGCGGTGCAGGACGACCCCGGCATCGAGGTCATCGAGCACGCGCTCGTCGTCGACCTCCTCCAGGACGGCGACGACCGCGTGTGCGGCGTGACGCTGCACGTCATCGGCGAGGGCCAGATGGACGGCGTCGGCGCCGCCCTGGCCAGGGCCGTGGTCCTCGCGACCGGCGGGCTGGGACAGGTCTACTCGGCGACGACGAACCCCTCGGTCGCCACCGGCGACGGCCTGGCTGCCGCCCTGCGCGCCGGCGCGGTGCTCGCGGACGTCGAGTTCGTACAGTTCCACCCGACGGTGCTGTGGCTCGGTGAGGGCTCGAGCGGTCAGCAGCCGCTGATCTCCGAGGCCGTACGGGGCGAGGGCGCGTTCCTCGTCGACCGGGACGGGGTGCGGTTCATGCAGGGACGCCACCCGCTGGCCGACCTCGCGCCCCGCGACGTCGTGTCCCGCGCGATCGTCGACCGGATGCACGAGACCGGTGACAACCACGTCTTCCTCGACGCCCGCCACCTCGGGCGCGAGTTCCTCGAGAGCCGGTTCCCGTCGATCGTGGCGCGCTGCCGCGAGCTCGGGTTCGACCCGGCGACCGACCTGCTCCCGGTGGCCCCGGCCCAGCACTACGCCAGCGGCGGGGTCCGCACCGATCTCGTCGGCCGCGCCTCGCTCGACGGGCTGTACGCCTGCGGCGAGGTCTCCTGCACCGGCGTCCACGGCGCCAACCGGCTGGCCTCCAACTCCCTCCTGGAGGGCCTGGTCTTCGCCCACCGCATCGCCGACGACATCAGCGCGCGGCTCGCGACCGGCGAGCTACCGCAGGCCGACCCGGCCACCCCGACCGCCGACACCGCCCTGCTCGACGGGTCGGCCCGGGTGCAGGTGCAGGCGACGATGACGACCGGGTCCGGCGCGGTCAGGTCGGCGGCCTCCCTCGCCGACGCGTCGGCCGCCCTGGTCGAGCTGGCCGCCGCCGCCACCTCCGGGGAGCCCGGTCCGCAGTCCTGGGAGACGACCAACCTCCTGCACGTCGGCCAGGCGCTCACGCTCGCGGCGACCCTGCGCGAGGAGACCCGGGGCGGCCACGTCCGGTCCGACTTCCCCGAGCAGGTCGACCCGCGCTGGAGGGGCAACACCCTGCTCGTCCGTGGCGCCGACGGCGCCGTCACGACGACCTTCGTCCCCGTCCCGGAACAGGACCTCGCATGA
- the nadC gene encoding carboxylating nicotinate-nucleotide diphosphorylase: protein MTDLDFPVSAALAVVRTALDEDLGGSDGVDVTTSATIPTDQVSTAHVVARADGVLGGIPVVPFVFDEVASRLGLAPVRTTLQRADGDRLVRGDVVATLEGPTQVVLVGERTMLNIVCRLSGIATHTHLWAEQLEGTGATVLDTRKTTPGLRALEKYAVRAGGGTNKRMGLHDVAMIKDNHKIAAGSLAEAYAAVRARYPEVPVQVEVTTTAEALESVGVGARFLLCDNMSVDLLRQTVEAVRATGEDVELEATGGLTLEVAREYAGTGVDYLSVGGLTHSSPILDLALDLV from the coding sequence ATGACCGACCTGGACTTCCCCGTGTCCGCCGCCCTCGCAGTCGTGCGCACCGCGCTGGACGAGGACCTCGGCGGCTCGGACGGCGTCGACGTCACCACCTCGGCCACCATCCCCACGGACCAGGTGAGCACCGCGCACGTCGTGGCGCGCGCGGACGGTGTGCTCGGCGGCATACCGGTCGTCCCGTTCGTCTTCGACGAGGTGGCCAGCCGGCTCGGTCTCGCGCCGGTCCGCACCACCCTCCAGCGCGCGGACGGTGACCGGCTCGTCCGCGGTGACGTCGTCGCGACGCTCGAGGGACCGACCCAGGTCGTCCTCGTCGGCGAACGCACCATGCTCAACATCGTCTGCCGCCTGTCCGGCATCGCCACGCACACCCACCTCTGGGCCGAGCAGCTCGAGGGCACCGGGGCGACCGTGCTCGACACCCGCAAGACGACGCCCGGGCTGCGCGCGCTGGAGAAGTACGCCGTGCGCGCAGGCGGCGGTACCAACAAGCGGATGGGCCTGCACGACGTGGCCATGATCAAGGACAACCACAAGATCGCGGCCGGCTCGCTCGCCGAGGCGTATGCCGCGGTGCGGGCCCGGTACCCCGAGGTCCCGGTCCAGGTCGAGGTCACCACCACGGCCGAGGCGCTCGAGTCCGTCGGGGTGGGGGCGCGGTTCCTGTTGTGCGACAACATGTCCGTCGACCTGTTGCGCCAGACGGTCGAGGCGGTCCGCGCCACGGGCGAGGATGTCGAGCTCGAGGCGACCGGCGGGCTGACGCTCGAGGTGGCCCGCGAGTACGCCGGGACCGGCGTCGACTACCTCAGCGTCGGCGGCCTCACCCACTCGTCGCCGATCCTCGACCTCGCTCTCGACCTCGTCTGA
- a CDS encoding AAA family ATPase: MAGNAHGGEWTAPLPVRRIERSRYAALPEDRWPLTIPAVAALLRDGVDLGPATIVVGENGAGKSTIIEAVAMAFGLSQEGGSTGARHSTRATESPLHEDLTLVRGAGASRWGYFLRAETMHGLFSYLEDHPASSGGDAGGLHDEPDFHRLSHGESFIGMLATRRFDGDGFFVMDEPEAGLSFSAQLSLVASLAEAVAAPGRQVLVATHSPIVASLPGARILQLDESGIHEVAWEDLDVVEHYRRYLESPGRYLRHLLD, from the coding sequence ATGGCGGGGAACGCGCACGGGGGCGAGTGGACGGCACCGTTGCCGGTGCGGCGGATCGAGCGCAGCCGCTATGCCGCCCTCCCGGAGGACCGGTGGCCGCTCACCATCCCCGCGGTGGCGGCGCTGCTGCGCGACGGGGTCGACCTGGGGCCGGCCACGATCGTCGTCGGGGAGAACGGGGCCGGGAAGTCCACGATCATCGAGGCGGTCGCGATGGCGTTCGGGCTGTCGCAGGAGGGTGGCTCGACCGGTGCCCGGCACAGCACCCGGGCGACGGAGTCTCCCCTGCACGAGGACCTGACCCTCGTCCGCGGCGCCGGCGCCTCGAGGTGGGGCTACTTCCTGCGCGCCGAGACGATGCACGGGCTCTTCAGCTACCTCGAGGACCACCCCGCCTCGTCGGGCGGGGATGCCGGCGGCCTGCACGACGAGCCCGACTTCCACCGCCTGAGCCATGGGGAGTCGTTCATCGGGATGCTGGCGACGAGGCGCTTCGACGGCGACGGCTTCTTCGTCATGGACGAGCCCGAGGCGGGGCTGTCGTTCTCCGCCCAGCTGTCGCTCGTGGCGTCGCTGGCCGAGGCAGTCGCCGCACCCGGGCGGCAGGTGCTCGTGGCGACGCACTCGCCGATCGTCGCGAGCCTGCCGGGGGCGAGGATCCTCCAGCTCGACGAGTCCGGCATCCACGAGGTGGCGTGGGAGGACCTCGACGTCGTCGAGCACTACCGCCGCTACCTCGAAAGCCCCGGGCGCTACCTGCGCCACCTCCTCGACTGA
- the panC gene encoding pantoate--beta-alanine ligase: MSDTHPTPSAVGAPSGGPVVARTRDELRTARASLTGGDVAVVMTMGALHEGHATLIETARRKAAHVVVTIFLNPLQFGPREDLSRYPRTFDSDMEICRKAGVDLVFAPTPDVIYQDGDPGVRVSAGPLGNVLEGQARPGHFDGMLTVVGKLMHLTGADSAYFGQKDAQQLLLIRRMVRDLDFPVDVVSVPTVREPDGLAMSSRNTYLTDSDREVALCLSRALRAGASAAAEGPSAIRRAARSVLVREPLALVDYLVLVHPSTLEDVPEWYRGEALLAVAGRVGTTRLIDNVPLLVGPGGRALEVFSDVDTATPAIPSATGRPDAD; this comes from the coding sequence GTGAGCGACACCCACCCCACGCCGTCCGCCGTGGGCGCACCCTCGGGCGGCCCCGTCGTCGCCCGCACCCGCGACGAGCTCCGCACCGCGCGCGCCAGCCTCACCGGCGGTGACGTCGCCGTGGTGATGACGATGGGTGCCCTGCACGAGGGCCACGCGACCCTCATCGAGACGGCCCGCCGCAAGGCTGCGCACGTCGTGGTGACGATCTTCCTCAACCCCCTGCAGTTCGGGCCGCGCGAGGACCTGTCGCGCTACCCGCGCACCTTCGACTCCGACATGGAGATCTGCCGCAAGGCCGGAGTCGACCTCGTCTTCGCCCCGACCCCCGACGTGATCTACCAGGACGGCGACCCCGGGGTCCGCGTCTCCGCCGGCCCCCTCGGCAACGTCCTCGAGGGCCAGGCCCGCCCGGGGCACTTCGATGGCATGCTCACCGTGGTGGGCAAGCTCATGCACCTCACCGGTGCCGACAGCGCCTACTTCGGCCAGAAGGACGCGCAGCAGCTGCTGCTCATCCGCCGTATGGTGCGCGACCTGGACTTCCCGGTCGACGTGGTCTCGGTGCCCACCGTCCGCGAGCCCGACGGCCTCGCGATGAGCAGCCGCAACACCTACCTCACCGACTCCGACCGCGAGGTCGCGCTCTGCCTGTCCCGCGCGCTGCGGGCCGGTGCCTCCGCCGCTGCCGAGGGGCCGTCGGCGATCCGACGCGCCGCCCGCTCGGTCCTGGTGCGCGAACCGCTGGCCCTGGTCGACTACCTCGTCCTGGTCCACCCGTCGACGCTCGAGGACGTCCCCGAGTGGTATCGCGGGGAGGCCCTGCTCGCGGTCGCCGGGCGGGTCGGCACGACACGGCTGATCGACAACGTGCCGCTGCTCGTCGGCCCCGGCGGCCGGGCGCTCGAGGTGTTCTCCGACGTCGACACCGCCACCCCGGCGATCCCGTCCGCGACGGGTCGCCCGGATGCCGACTGA
- a CDS encoding SAM-dependent methyltransferase has protein sequence MAGVGWRDAWQDALYGPQGFYRDERGPHGHFTTATHGTAGLVLAGALALLAREQGLTHLVDVGAGRGELLEHLHVVDPTLRLTGVDVVDRPQALPTAVEWVTSPGGRDLPDSLRQLSGALVLAHEWLDVVPCTIAQVDPRGVLRALDVDPATGAETPGLPVDGAELAWAVAHWPATRPGDRVEIGLPRDEAWAALLARIHSGLAVAVDYGHRGGARPLQGSLAAYRQGREVAPVPDGTCDLTAHVAMDTLDHDDLLDQRTALRGLGVSGATPPFALAAQDPKAYLAALERSSASAALTAAGGFGDFLWAVKRVG, from the coding sequence ATGGCTGGGGTGGGATGGCGTGACGCGTGGCAGGACGCGTTGTACGGGCCGCAGGGGTTCTACCGGGACGAGCGGGGACCGCACGGCCACTTCACGACGGCCACGCACGGGACGGCCGGCCTGGTCCTCGCCGGTGCGCTCGCGCTCCTGGCCCGCGAGCAGGGGCTGACTCACCTGGTCGACGTCGGCGCCGGCCGGGGCGAGCTGCTCGAGCACCTCCACGTCGTCGACCCCACCCTCCGGCTGACCGGCGTCGACGTCGTCGACCGCCCGCAGGCCCTCCCGACAGCCGTCGAGTGGGTCACCTCCCCCGGCGGCCGCGACCTGCCGGACTCGTTGCGCCAGCTGTCCGGCGCGCTCGTTCTCGCCCACGAATGGCTCGACGTCGTGCCCTGCACCATCGCCCAGGTCGACCCCCGCGGCGTGCTCCGGGCCCTGGACGTCGACCCCGCCACCGGCGCGGAGACCCCGGGCCTCCCCGTCGACGGCGCCGAGCTGGCCTGGGCTGTGGCGCACTGGCCCGCGACGCGTCCCGGGGACCGCGTCGAGATCGGCCTCCCCCGCGACGAGGCGTGGGCGGCCCTCCTCGCCCGCATCCACAGCGGGCTCGCGGTCGCGGTCGACTACGGCCACCGCGGGGGTGCGCGGCCCCTGCAGGGATCGCTGGCGGCATACCGGCAGGGGCGCGAGGTGGCCCCGGTGCCGGACGGGACGTGCGACCTCACCGCCCACGTCGCGATGGACACCCTCGACCACGACGACCTGCTGGACCAGCGCACCGCGCTGCGGGGCCTCGGCGTCAGCGGGGCCACCCCGCCGTTCGCCCTGGCGGCGCAGGACCCGAAGGCCTACCTCGCCGCGCTGGAGCGGTCGTCGGCGTCGGCGGCGCTCACGGCGGCGGGCGGGTTCGGCGACTTCCTGTGGGCCGTCAAGCGCGTGGGCTGA
- a CDS encoding lysyl-tRNA synthetase encodes MNIWPYIAALIPSAGVGFLFYLVIKNMIEGDRKERLAHSQWDAAHPENGDNSPPAEPVDNSR; translated from the coding sequence ATGAACATCTGGCCCTACATCGCCGCCCTCATTCCTTCGGCGGGTGTCGGATTCTTGTTCTACCTCGTCATCAAGAACATGATCGAGGGCGACCGGAAGGAACGTCTCGCGCATTCCCAGTGGGATGCGGCGCACCCGGAGAATGGCGACAATTCTCCTCCCGCGGAGCCGGTCGACAATTCTCGTTGA
- a CDS encoding Lsr2 family protein, translated as MAQRVNIVLEDDIDGSPADETVTFALDGVSYEIDLTTANATALREALAPYVGHGRRSGGRRSSGAKSAPRSTGGKKDLTDVREWARNNGHKVSERGRISAEVQAAYDKAH; from the coding sequence ATGGCTCAACGCGTCAACATCGTTCTCGAGGACGACATCGACGGCAGCCCCGCCGACGAGACGGTGACGTTCGCCCTCGATGGCGTCTCCTACGAGATCGACCTCACCACCGCCAACGCCACCGCGCTGCGGGAGGCCTTGGCTCCGTACGTCGGGCACGGCCGCCGCTCGGGTGGTCGTCGCAGCTCCGGTGCGAAGTCGGCGCCCCGTTCCACCGGTGGCAAGAAGGACCTCACCGACGTCCGCGAGTGGGCGCGCAACAATGGCCACAAGGTCAGCGAGCGCGGTCGCATCTCGGCCGAGGTCCAGGCCGCCTACGACAAGGCCCACTGA
- a CDS encoding (2Fe-2S)-binding protein has protein sequence MEHFVRVVQPHLLWQLVGADDNSPDLSLVWTRIASAGAPGGEIGDPTGPWRAAFTTATERYYRSPPPPAMPAAFVLQWCLELPATLGATAAIAGAWVLDPRSAGLSFAVEPSAAYPTTLQVRSAGELVADPAQRLEAARRAYVDAGRELAENYHPGVNLGRHQRLAMVDDLWAMAVARLRRRPPVERASCCYLYAVPGTHECAGCPRLRRH, from the coding sequence TTGGAACACTTCGTCCGCGTCGTGCAACCACACCTGCTCTGGCAGCTGGTGGGCGCGGACGACAATTCCCCGGACCTTTCCCTGGTCTGGACACGGATAGCATCGGCCGGTGCACCCGGTGGCGAGATCGGCGATCCCACTGGCCCATGGCGAGCGGCGTTCACCACCGCCACGGAGCGCTACTACCGCTCACCGCCCCCGCCGGCGATGCCGGCGGCCTTCGTGCTCCAGTGGTGCCTGGAGCTCCCGGCGACCCTCGGCGCGACGGCTGCCATCGCCGGTGCGTGGGTGCTGGACCCCCGCTCGGCCGGCCTGAGCTTCGCGGTCGAGCCCTCCGCGGCTTACCCCACGACCCTCCAGGTGCGTTCGGCCGGCGAGCTCGTCGCCGACCCCGCGCAGCGGCTCGAGGCGGCGCGGCGGGCCTATGTCGACGCCGGGCGCGAGCTGGCCGAGAACTACCACCCCGGGGTCAACCTCGGACGCCATCAGCGGCTCGCCATGGTCGACGACCTGTGGGCGATGGCGGTGGCCAGGCTGCGCCGGCGGCCTCCCGTGGAGCGTGCCTCCTGCTGCTACCTGTATGCCGTGCCCGGCACCCACGAGTGCGCCGGCTGCCCGCGCCTGCGCCGCCACTGA